One part of the Vanessa tameamea isolate UH-Manoa-2023 chromosome 8, ilVanTame1 primary haplotype, whole genome shotgun sequence genome encodes these proteins:
- the LOC113404709 gene encoding alpha-ketoglutarate-dependent dioxygenase alkB homolog 4, translated as MKLRPCGCKGCRTCLVCETYYGADGLKNTKPLDKGKSYVYCPLCDKAWSGWDIDLYKQHPNHEGKSIEYPGVYIKLDFISKAEEDQLIKNIDEVPWDISQSGRRKQNFGPKTNFKKQKIVAGNFDGFPKFSKYLQDRFNNVALLKGYEVIEQCALEYDPNKGASIDPHIDDCWIWGERIVTVNVLSDSVLTMTPFKGDKKKYNLLCAESYPPVVQTDGSINLEFIDKGTSMLEVCKPLKDNDVIIRIPMIRRSLLIIYGESRYHWEHAVLREDIKTRRVCLAYREFTPPYMNNGTHNVIGHVIRNKAKNFWDHQERYKNCLQDIAINKLSI; from the exons ATGAAACTACGACCCTGTGGATGTAAGGGCTGCAGAACGTGCCTTGTTTGTGAAACGTATTACGGCGCAGATGGTCTTAAAAACACAAAACCTCTTGATAAAGGAAAGAGCTATGTATACTGTCCGCTGTGTGATAAAGCGTGGAGCGGCTGGGATATAGACCTGTACAAACAACATCCAAATCATGAAGGTAAATCGATAGAATATCCGGGCGTTTATATAAAGCTGGACTTTATATCAAAAGCCGAAGAAGATCAGCTTATAAAAAACATCGATGAAGTTCCTTGGGATATTTCGCAGAGCGGGCGGCGTAAGCAAAACTTCGGGCCAAAGactaattttaaaaagcaaaaGATTGTAGCTGGTAATTTTGATGGATTTCCTaaattttccaaatatttacAAGATAGATTTAATAATGTCGCCTTACTTAAAGGTTATGAAGTGATTGAGCAATGTGCCTTAGAATATGATCCTAATAAAGGTGCGTCCATCGATCCTCATATAGATGACTGTTGGATATGGGGTGAGAGAATTGTCACAGTAAATGTCTTATCTGATTCTGTCCTCACTATGACACCTTTTAAAGgagataaaaagaaatataatctgCTTTGTGCGGAAAGCTATCCACCTGTAGTTCAAACCGATGGCAgtattaatttagaatttatagatAAAGGAACAAGTATGTTAGAAGTTTGTAAGCCACTAAAAGACAATGATGTGATAATAAGAATACCCATGATACG GAGATCACTTCTAATCATTTATGGGGAATCAAGATATCACTGGGAACATGCTGTTTTAAGAGAAGACATTAAAACAAGGAGAGTGTGCTTAGCTTACCGAGAGTTCACTCCACCATACATGAACAATGGAACTCATAATGTTATTGGTCATGTAATCAGAAATAAAGCAAAAAATTTTTGGGATCACCAGGAAAGATATAAAAACTGTTTGCAAGATATAGCTATAAATaagttaagtatttaa
- the LOC113404683 gene encoding 23 kDa integral membrane protein-like: protein MEIQNTQKMKFTKTETEYNMKSIRFLLLTITTMFIIIAGLMIVLGFSVYSHYHTFSFFYESAKTGRFFTPSILSIIMGMFLLIVTLFGFFGSLKQSTCLVNLYAFILALMLIGKLVVVILAFTLDTQSLRNYIYVPVTKYAADPEIAMEIDRLQVCLNCCGSNSYLDYVGMEFSSNQTTVVVSTHVNGDQVVVKVPETCCITRGDEFCTTMRANSCKAALVNLFVQNSSVIGVLGVSVMFIQLLGVIFAILLARCIRKMKSEKTLQTWKIKEQMILARQENEQSTHRTEDNIGDSVYIAHHECSTA from the exons atggAAATTCAAAATACACAGAAAATGAAGTTTACCAAGACTGAAACTGAGTACAACATGAAGTCTATAAGATTTCTGTTGTTGACGATTACTACTATgtttatt ATAATAGCAGGTTTAATGATCGTCCTGGGATTCTCCGTGTATTCCCACTATCACACATTCTCGTTCTTCTACGAGAGCGCCAAAACGGGCCGGTTCTTCACGCCCTCTATTCTCAGCATTATTATGGGCATGTTCCTTCTTATCGTCACTCTATTTGGATTCTTTGGTAGTTTAAAACAAAGCACGTGTTTGGTCAACCtg TATGCATTCATTTTGGCACTGATGTTAATAGGAAAATTGGTTGTTGTGATACTTGCATTTACGTTAGACACACAGTCACtgagaaattacatttatgtacCAGTAACAAAATATGCCGCCGATCCAGAAATTGCAATGGAGATTGACCGTTTACAAGTTTGC CTCAACTGCTGCGGAAGCAATTCCTACTTGGATTACGTCGGAATGGAATTCTCATCTAACCAAACAACAGTGGTCGTGTCTACTCATGTCAATGGTGACCAAGTGGTAGTTAAGGTACCTGAGACCTGTTGTATCACAAGAGGAGATGAATTCTGTACAACTATGAGGGCTAACAGCTGCAAAGCCGCGCTGGTCAATTTGTTCGTGCAGAACTCTAGTGTGATTGGCGTTTTGGGTGTATCTGTTATGTTTATACAG TTATTGGGTGTTATATTTGCGATCCTTTTAGCAAGATGCATCCGGAAGATGAAAAGTGAAAAGACACTACAAACTTGGAAAATTAAGGAGCAAATGATTTTGGCGCGGCAAGAGAACGAACAAAGTACACACCGCACAGAGGACAATATAGGAGATAGTGTTTATATCGCACATCATGAGTGTAGTACAGCTTAA
- the LOC113404684 gene encoding CD63 antigen-like, giving the protein MAQNNLEVGMRCIKYMLLCVTAIFVLTSALIISVGTTIYAIYYDVSFFLDTQLFSPATFIIVIGVIMLFVSLFGCIGALKESTCLVNIFAVILSLVLVLEISAAIAAYTLRSQVADMLDENLRETLPSYYNKPEVTDAFDFIQSRLNCCGVDSYLDWGEVPTDKSGISVANITVPYSCCAQTHYQVVGDIEVDECVKLYANGCLPRITYLIYQSAGLLGAGAMTIAFIQVIGILFSFSLASSIRKAKSERERRRWEIQERMVNAYTSLNPEKEKIAPIVYVPFHGQTNA; this is encoded by the exons cTCACATCAGCTCTAATAATCTCAGTGGGTACAACGATCTACGCAATCTACTATGATGTGTCATTCTTCCTGGATACGCAGCTATTCTCACCAGCGACCTTTATCATCGTCATTGGAGTCATCATGCTCTTCGTTTCACTGTTTGGTTGCATCGGTGCCTTGAAGGAGAGTACCTGCTTGGTTAACATT TTTGCAGTTATCCTCAGTTTGGTGTTGGTGCTTGAAATCTCAGCTGCCATAGCTGCGTACACGTTGCGTTCACAGGTCGCGGATATGTTGGACGAAAATTTGAGAGAGACACTACCTTCGTATTACAACAAACCAGAAGTGACCGATGCCTTCGACTTTATTCAAAGCAGG CTGAACTGCTGTGGCGTTGACAGTTACCTCGACTGGGGCGAAGTACCCACTGATAAATCTGGTATCTCCGTGGCCAACATCACTGTCCCCTACTCTTGTTGCGCTCAGACACACTACCAAGTTGTTGGGGACATAGAAGTTGACGAGTGTGTTAAACTGTATGCTAATGGCTGCCTTCCCAGGATCACTTATTTGATCTACCAGAGCGCAGGCTTGCTTGGTGCAGGCGCTATGACGATTGCATTTATTCAG GTTATCGGCATTTTATTCTCATTCTCGCTGGCCAGTTCCATTCGTAAAGCGAAGTCTGAGCGCGAGCGCAGACGATGGGAGATTCAGGAGCGCATGGTCAATGCGTACACTTCTCTTAATCCCGAGAAGGAAAAAATCGCGCCTATTGTTTATGTCCCATTCCATGGACAAACTAATGCTTAA